One Bombus fervidus isolate BK054 chromosome 2, iyBomFerv1, whole genome shotgun sequence DNA segment encodes these proteins:
- the Hel89b gene encoding histone acetyltransferase 1 isoform X1, whose translation MTSRLDRLFILLETGTNAVTKRAAAQQLGEAQRLHPHDLHHLLARVSILLKSPQWDTRVCAAQAVQAILAQVPTWDPQPIKKETCTEDEETKRPNNKLNLEDFDMEKILARSSYLTGSEGNEYDLTATDGDQMLLPNQKEKIAAKLGLHPQLMGVDTSELFTNEDLTPEVLPPASNIQTNVSVSETLKQPSGLSRREMNRARRKARQSVSKQRSREPDDHRNNEDSIQHNNSNAQSPIDNEGESLNKRIKLEELISLEIGVNYNSQTESVNGVPDSTGCWPDSVINWPLESFAESLCQDLFSQKWEIRHGAATALRELVKLHGKGAGKSKNQTAEEMAESHYQWLIDAALRLLCVLGLDRFGDFVSDQVVAPVRETCAQALGSLLLLVPNQKDDENKNRGITGILSVMLKLLEHDEWEARHGALLALKYLLAIRDDLLDDILPRVFPATMQGLSDPVDDVGAAAASALIPVASALPRLLKPSELEAIVIRLWELLREQDDLAAACNSFMKLLAAILSLPWARSYITPQPLSQVLPRLWPFLSHSSSSVRKATLQTLQTLTEDDGAHNENKKERWGEGGGLVLQEALRHVFQRALIEHVIAIQDVAERVWENLVVQSDLELLLHAACPLVSTWLCLAMQPEHVPFNPNLLMITTPNKGAKNNQVSGSNDGQSDASNNGGNNTVGGNAKSISELKVYIGGIETVAPNIRKSNLIHARCRAARMLGLLSHYVVQPAPGVIYTPDMLSPSLCYAKVLLAHLNSHSALQRTIVGLTMSHWATVNNMKPPTIPDILRKRLLECLNEYVYYDEIATSFTRLLHDSRGYVATLKHYNLPVLIKVEPSGVMTLDQIAILAGKPISKLCAMGNTTSYGGPSGSFSNSSNPIKLKPKLIESLEERRSAVKMGAADIAAQQLSYNVMSMAALAGAATMLHCLPPSPQPLNPLIKPLMEAIKREENEELQKLAAKHLSYLVDLCVDRKPTPNAKISTNLCTFLCSDTEFTPRVNCNTNADLFDGILTLSNRQKHAERIAYNRGTNSGLSGGRGPGRPPTTEIPLEELLAYEEPEAKADRTRRRGATLALTAIATLFGAQLPTRLPHLWELILPNVLREKEKITNRENIQEEVNQLIFGLQVLEVMAPSLHKALLPPVLECLSFLCELLAHPYKAVRHMASRCIAVLATLDTEKIIMQVTNRVIPLLESTGGEKIYSATVTAPSEVDSIKQGAAEALACLVESLGVNIVPYAVLFMVPLLGRMSDQNQAVRLACSATFATLVQLLPLDPGAITDPPDLIEKKTQEWRFLEQLLNPHSIPDTVLPIPVSAELRSYQQQGLNWLNFLNRYRLHGVLCDDMGLGKTLQTLCILALDHHRNPRAPPSLVVCPPTLTGHWVYEAEKFFKTKDLSVLQYVGTPPEREKLRPMVTYHKLIVASYEIIRKDIDYFETCQWNYCVLDEGHIIKNGKTKSAKATKRLHANHRLILSGTPIQNDVLELWSLFDFLMPGFLGTEKQFAAKYSRPILACREPKAGPKEQEAGALAMEALHRQVLPFLLRRNKEDVLKDLPPKITQDYYCDLSSLQRTLYEDFHTRRSATLLSATSCTSTGNNGCSVFEALRYLRNVCNHPKLVLNQRHPLYATVCNTLKQRKSTLSEIEYAAKLPALKQLLLDCGIGQPQRQQNRNSVTTDGTSDNQPPQEQQLVSQHRALIFCQLKAMLDIVEKDLLCAHLPTVTYLRLDGSVQTTQRHSIVTRFNADPSIDVLLLTTQVGGLGLNLTGADTVIFVEHDWNPMKDLQAMDRAHRIGQKKVVNVYRLITRSTVEEKIMGLQKFKLLTANTVISTENASLETMATDQLLDLFSLDNGKEKKSEIQDDATSKISEVPGISRSVLEILPELWEQQQYDDEYDIQSFLSTLK comes from the exons ATGACATCAAG GCTAGACAGGCTATTCATACTATTGGAAACAGGGACAAATGCAGTAACTAAAAGAGCTGCAGCACAACAATTAGGAGAAGCACAGAGATTACATCCTCATGATTTACATCATTTATTGGCAAGAGTTTCTATACTTTTAAAGTCTCCACAATGGGATACCAGAGTTTGTGCTGCACAAGCTGTACAAGCTATACTTGCTCAAGTTCCTACTTGGGATCCACAAcccattaaaaaagaaacatgtaCAG aagatgaagaaacaaaaagaccaaacaataaattaaatttggaaGACTTTGATATGGAAAAGATTTTAGCACGTAGTTCATATCTTACTGGATCAGAAGGCAATGAATATGATTTAACAGCTACTGATGGGGATCAAATGCTACTTCCTAatcaaaaggaaaaaattgcTGCCAAATTAGGCCTTCATCCACAATTAATGGGAGTTGATACATCAGAATTGTTTACCAACGAAGATCTTACACCAGAAGTATTACCACCTGCGTCAAATATACAAACTAATGTATCTGTGAGTGAAACACTAAAACAACCTAGTGGTCTTAGTAGACGTGAAATGAATAGAGCTAGACGTAAG gCACGACAGTCGGTTTCAAAACAACGTTCACGAGAACCTGATGACCATCGTAACAACGAAGATTCAATTCAACACAACAATTCAAATGCTCAATCTCCCATCGATAATGAAGGGGAATCactaaataaaagaataaaattagagGAACTGATTTCGTTAGAGATTGgcgttaattataattcacaGACTGAATCAGTCAATGGAGTACCAGATAGTACTGGTTGCTGGCCAGATTCTGTAATAAATTGGCCTCTAGAATCATTTGCAGAAAGTCTCTGTCAAGATTTATTTAGTCAAAAATGGGAAATAAGGCACGGAGCAGCGACTGCTTTACGTGAACTCGTAAAACTTCATGGAAAAG gtGCAGGTAAATCGAAGAATCAAACTGCAGAGGAAATGGCAGAAAGTCATTATCAGTGGCTTATTGATGCCGCCCTTCGACTACTATGTGTTTTAGGATTAGATAGATTTGGAGATTTTGTTTCTGATCAAGTCGTTGCGCCCGTACGAGAAACATGTGCTCAAGCACTAGGTTCTCTTTTATTACTAGTGCCAAATCAAAAagatgatgaaaataaaaataggggAATTACAGGAATACTTTCAGTCATGCTAAAACTGTTAGAGCACGATGAATGGGAAGCAAGACACGGTGCGCTACTTGCACTCAAATATTTACTTGCTATACGAGATGATCTGTTAGACGACATACTGCCAAGAGTATTTCCAGCTACTATGCAAGGTCTTTCCGATCCAGTCGATGATGTAGGTGCTGCGGCAGCAAGTGCGCTTATACCAGTAGCATCTGCTCTACCACGTTTGTTAAAACCATCAGAACTAGAAGCAATTGTAATTCGTCTTTGGGAACTTTTACGTGAACAAGATGATCTAGCAGCAGCATGTAATAGTTTTATGAAATTACTTGCTGCTATACTTTCATTACCTTGGGCGCGCTCTTATATTACACCTCAGCCATTATCGCAG GTCTTACCACGATTATGGCCATTTCTTAGTCATTCTAGTTCCAGTGTACGTAAAGCCACCTTACAAACACTACAAACACTAACTGAAGATGATGGTGCTCATaatgagaataaaaaagaacgatGGGGCGAAGGAGGTGGACTTGTATTGCAAGAGGCCCTCCGTCATGTTTTTCAACGAGCGTTAATAGAGCACGTAATTGCCATACAAGATGTAGCTGAACGTGTTTGGGAAAATCTAGTCGTACAAAGCGATCTCGAACTTTTATTGCATGCAGCGTGTCCTCTTGTCAGCACATGGCTTTGCCTTGCAATGCAACCGGAACACGTGCCATTTAATCCGAACTTACTCATGATAACCACTCCTAATAAAGGAGCTAAGAATAATCAAGTTTCTGGTAGTAACGACGGACAATCAGATGCTAGTAATAACGGAGGAAATAATACTGTTGGTGGAAATGCAAAATCCATATCCGaattaaaagtttatattgGTGGAATCGAAACTGTAGCTCCAAACATAAGGAAATCAAACTTAATTCATGCTCGTTGTAGAGCTGCTCGAATGTTAGGGTTGTTATCACATTACGTAGTACAACCAGCACCAGGTGTTATTTACACACCAGATATGCTTAGTCCTTCACTTTGTTACGCTAAAGTATTACTGGCACATCTGAATTCGCATTCAGCATTACAACGCACCATTGTAGGTTTAACGATGTCTCATTGGGCGACTGTAAATAACATGAAACCACCTACAATACCAGACATTTTAAG GAAGAGACTATTGGAGTGTTTGAACGAGTACGTATACTACGATGAGATCGCCACATCTTTTACTCGTCTGTTACACGACAGTCGCGGTTACGTTGCCACTCTCAAACATTATAACCTGCCTGTTCTTATCAAGGTAGAACCATCGGGAGTGATGACGCTCGACCAAATTGCAATCCTTGCTGGGAAACCAATTTCAAAACTTTGTGCCATGGGTAATACGACAAGCTATGGAGGACCTAGTGGAAGTTTTAGCAACAGCTCTAACCCAATTAAATTAAAGCCAAAGTTGATTGAAAGTTTAGAAGAAAGGCGGAGTGCAGTGAAAATGGGTGCTGCTGATATAGCAGCACAGCAACtttcatataatgttatgtcaATGGCAGCACTCGCTGGTGCTGCAACAATGTTACACTGTCTTCCTCCATCTCCACAACCTCTTAACCCATTGATAAAACCATTAATGGAAGCTATTAAAcgtgaagaaaatgaagaactACAAAAATTGGCTGCAAAGCATTTGTCGTATTTAGTTGATCTCTGTGTAGATAGAAAACCTACTCCTAATGCAAAG ATATCGACCAATTTATGTACATTCCTATGCTCGGATACTGAATTTACACCTCGTGTAAATTGTAATACAAACGCAGATCTATTTGACGGAATTCTTACTTTAAGCAATAGACAGAAACATGCTGAAAGAATAGCTTATAATCGGGGAACCAACAGCGGACTTAGTGGAGGCAGAGGACCTGGCCGGCCACCAACAACTGAAATTCCTTTAGAAGAACTACTTGCTTATGAAGAACCTGAAGCTAAAGCTGATAGAACACGTCGTCGCGGAGCTACTTTAGCACTTACCGCTATAG CTACTCTATTTGGTGCACAATTACCTACACGTTTACCGCATCTTTGGGAACTAATATTACCAAACGTAttacgagaaaaagagaaaatcactaatcgtgaaaatattcaaGAAGAAGTAAATCAGTTAATTTTTGGTTTACAAGTTTTAGAAGTTATGGCTCCCAGCCTTCATAAAGCCTTACTGCCTCCTGTCCTAGAATGCCTTTCATTCTTATGTGAATTATTGGCTCATCCTTACAAAGCTGTCAGACACATGGCATCCAGATGTATAGCTGTATTAGCTACATTAGATACGGAGAAG ATAATAATGCAGGTTACAAACCGTGTAATACCACTTCTAGAATCAACTGGTGGAGAGAAAATATACTCAGCGACTGTAACAGCACCAAGCGAAGTAGATTCAATAAAACAAGGCGCAGCCGAAGCGTTAGCGTGTCTTGTCGAAAGTTTAGGTGTTAATATCGTTCCATACGCTGTGCTCTTTATGGTTCCTTTGCTTGGGCGTATGAGTGATCAAAATCAGGCTGTAAGATTAGCTTGTAGTGCTACGTTCGCAACACTCGTGCAACTTTTGCCCCTTGATCCTGGTGCGATTACGGATCCACCAGATTTAAT agaaaagaaaacacaAGAATGGCGGTTCTTAGAACAACTTTTGAATCCACACAGTATCCCAGATACCGTATTACCGATTCCAGTATCTGCAGAGTTACGTTCTTATCAACAACAAGGCTTAAATTGGTTAAATTTCTTGAATCGTTATCGACTTCATGGTGTTTTATGCGATGACATGGGCCTTGGAAAAACTTTACAAACTCTTTGTATACTAGCTTTAGATCATCATCGTAATCCTCGTGCCCCACCAAGCTTGGTAGTGTGTCCGCCAACTCTAACTGGTCATTGGGTGTATGAGGCAGAAAAGTTCTTCAAAACCAAAGATCTTTCAGTGTTACAATATGTTGGCACCCCACCTGAACGTGAAAAATTACGTCCAATGGTTACTTATCACAAACTCATCGTTGCAAGTTATGAAATAATCCGTAAGGATATCGATTATTTCGAAACATGTCAATGGAACTACTGTGTGCTCGACGAAGGTCacattattaaaaatggaaagacAAAAAGTGCTAAGGCAACTAAACGATTACATGCGAATCATAGACTTATACTTTCGGGAACACCAATACAAAACGATGTACTTGAATTATGGTCCTTGTTTGACTTTTTAATGCCAGGTTTCCTGGGTACTGAGAAACAATTTGCGGCAAAGTACTCACGTCCTATACTAGCCTGTAGGGAACCAAAAGCTGGCCCAAAAGAACAAGAGGCGGGAGCTTTAGCAATGGAAGCACTTCATAGACAA GTTTTGCCATTCTTACTTAGACGAAATAAAGAAGATGTCCTCAAAGATTTACCACCAAAAATTACACAAGACTATTATTGCGACTTATCGTCATTACAACGTACGCTATACGAAGATTTCCATACTCGACGTTCTGCCACTTTATTATCCGCTACGTCGTGCACTTCAACTGGAAATAATGGTTGTAGTGTCTTtgaagcattacgatatcTACGTAATGTTTGTAATCATCCCAAATTAGTATTAAATCAACGACATCCGTTATACGCAACT gTGTGTAATACACTGAAACAACGAAAGAGCACATTATCCGAGATAGAATATGCAGCCAAGTTACCTGcattaaaacaattattattagattgtGGCATAGGACAGCCACAGCGACAACAAAACCGCAATTCTGTAACTACTGATGGTACATCAGATAATCAACCACCGCAGGAGCAACAGTTAGTGAGCCAACATCGAGCTTTAATTTTTTGTCAATTGAAAGCAATGCTAGATATCGTGGAAAAAGATCTTCTTTGTGCACATTTACCTACTGTTACATATCTTCGTCTCGATGGAAGTGTACAAACCACGCAAAGGCATTCCATAGTAACACGTTTTAACGCAGATCCGTCCATAGACGTGCTTCTGTTAACGACTCAAGTCGGTGGTCTTGGATTGAATCTAACTGGTGCTGACACTGTTATATTTGTGGAACATGACTGGAATCCTATGAAAGATCTTCAAGCGATGGATCGAGCACATCGTATTGGTCAAAAGAAAGTAGTGAACGTATACAGGTTAATCACAAGATCGACAGTGGAGGAAAAGATCATGGGACTGCAGAAATTCAAACTTCTCACAGCAAATACCGTAATTTCAACGGAAAATGCATCTCTGGAAACGATGGCAACTGATcag ctACTTGACTTGTTTTCATTGGACAAtggcaaagagaaaaaatcaGAAATACAAGATGATGCCACGTCTAAAATTAGCGAGGTTCCAGGCATTAGCCGTTCTGTTTTAGAAATTCTCCCTGAACTATGGGAACAACAACAATATGACGATGAATATGACATCCAGTCATTTCTATCTACTTTAAAGTGA